From a region of the Coffea arabica cultivar ET-39 chromosome 3e, Coffea Arabica ET-39 HiFi, whole genome shotgun sequence genome:
- the LOC113737477 gene encoding uncharacterized protein, whose translation MPAGYNPQATCAYHSGAPDHSTANCRLLNHRIQDMLEAGKIVIRKREEQGPNVSKNLLPEHADTVGVIMDNEEFEELVRSMSNETEVFGIMDQPFVIEEASYEEDKRPFILDLTPSESAALEPVVIEFPEQVPVLSLQQVPWNYSEPVLQIGGKQILKEEVSAVTRSGKIASSSTASAPIQLSNHEPTPKPAVAEKEAWDFLKRLKRSEYNVIEQLNKMPAQISILDLLFSSDLHRDALLQVLTKAQIPKDISVDNFSHIVGNVLTSKQITFSDEELPIEGTGHNKALYIAVRCNGKMLPKVLIDNGSALNICPWSTLVKLGLQDVKLKPSETVVRGFDGAQRESIGEVNLVVEMGPAQFQIACQVMHFPSVYNVLLGRPWIHSSGVVPSSLHQVLKFVMNDQLITIFAEEEDCIVIADSEPEEDGNRNASVSSYRTVDIVSVSWITSEDSKDEMVLPAASVMMAKEMIRGGYEFDKGLGRNLQGILKPVELIEKKDLFGLGFRPTARDIQEMKARKRAEKEGKQGALDIPPLRYTFPRPAEVITSEFSPIDEVETSLIQLFVGAISEDGPSDDVEFPNIPEGVIHNWATKYLPVRKEFR comes from the coding sequence atgcctgctgggtaTAATCCACAGGCTacttgtgcttatcattcaggaGCACCTGATCACTCCACTGCCAATTGTCGACTCCTCAACCATAGAATTCAAGACATGTTAGAAGCAGGAAAAATCGTGATTAGGAAAAGAGAAGAGCAAGGACCGAATGTGAGCAAGAACCTCTTGCCGGAGCACGCCGATACTGTTGGAGTTATCATGGATAATGAGGAATTCGAGGAGCTTGTCCGAAGCATGTCAAATGAGACAGAAGTGTTTGGGATAATGGATCAACCTTTTGTGATAGAAGAAGCATCGTATGAGGAAGACAAAAGGCCCTTCATTTTAGATCTAACTCCATCCGAAAGTGCGGCTTTAGAACCTGTGGTAATTGAATTCCCAGAACAAGTGCCGGTTTTAAGTTTACAACAAGTGCCGTGGAATTATAGTGAGCCCGTTTTGCAAATCGGGGGTAAACAAATTTTGAAGGAAGAAGTGTCTGCTGTTACGAGGTCGGGAAAGATTGCAAGTTCATCCACTGCCAGCGCCCCAATCCAACTAAGCAACCATGAGCCGACTCCAAAACCCGCAGTGGCCGAAAAAGAAGCATGGGATTTTCTCAAGAGGCTTAAAAGAAGCGAGTACAATGTGATCGAACAGCTGAACAAAATGCCTGCCCAAATTTCCATATTAGACTTGCTTTTTTCCTCTGACTTGCACAGGGATGCGTTACTTCAAGTTTTGACTAAAGCTCAGATTCCCAAGGATATTTCGGTCGACAATTTCTCGCACATAGTTGGGAATGTACTGACTTCCAAGCAAATCACTTTCTCTGATGAAGAGCTACCTATAGAAGGAACTGGGCATAACAAGGCTCTATATATAGCTGTGAGGTGCAATGGCAAAATGTTGCCTAAAGTGCTGATTGACAATGGGTCTGCTCTCAATATTTGTCCTTGGAGCACTTTGGTGAAGTTAGGGCTACAAGATGTCAAATTAAAACCCTCAGAGACCGTAGTTCGAGGATTCGATGGAGCCCAAAGAGAGTCCATAGGAGAAGTAAATTTGGTGGTCGAAATGGGGCCCGCTCAATTTCAGATAGCCTGCCAAGTTATGCACTTTCCCAGTGTCTATAATGTTTTACTCGGGCGGCCGTGGATTCATAGCTCTGGTGTTGTGCCCTCTTCCTTGCATCAAGTATTAAAATTTGTGATGAATGACCAGCTGATAACCATTTTTGCTGAAGAAGAAGATTGCATTGTAATTGCCGATTCCGAGCCTGAGGAGGATGGTAACCGAAATGCTTCAGTGTCTTCTTACCGTACAGTTGATATTGTCTCCGTGAGTTGGATAACAAGTGAGGATTCAAAAGACGAAATGGTTTTGCCAGCGGCCAGTGTTATGATGGCCAAGGAGATGATTCGCGGAGGATATGAATTTGATAAGGGATTGGGACGCAATCTACAAGGCATTCTGAAGCCCGTGGAACTCATCGAAAAAAAGGacctatttggtttgggattcCGTCCGACTGCCAGAGATATACAAGAGATGAAAGCACGCAAAAGGgcagaaaaagaaggcaagcaAGGTGCTTTAGACATTCCGCCATTACGCTATACCTTTCCAAGGCCAGCTGAAGTGATTACATCTGAGTTTAGTCCAATTGACGAAGTGGAGACAAGCCTGATTCAGTTGTTTGTGGGAGCAATATCCGAAGATGGTCCATCAGATGATGTGGAATTTCCAAACATCCCCGAAGGAGTTATACACAATTGGGCTACCAAGTACCTCCCCGTAcgaaaggagtttcggtaa
- the LOC113737478 gene encoding uncharacterized protein, producing MRVFKWSPAFHVDKEPSVVPVWFQLPKLPLHYFQKEAIFQISSVLGIPLFVDAATSAVARPSLARVCVEIDLLQPRPSRIWIGNGNYDGFWQDLVPENIPKYCPHCFRQGHGVDDCHVRNPALRPPKVEGQRRDRQPMAAEGGPRQREEATQKGEFSEGPAVVMEAAQGGGSAEGSAVAKEVVQGGGKSEGPAVAKEAAQGGANEEGPAVAKESEGVWIEVGVERVANGAVGQNQGIGHQMPLLNEVIGEGSEAPGGEPMKSIDMQAHARRNEQESEPGLEQVRSGRQVEQQGVASDSCEEEFEDDFHTMAGSLSPRLVFVREREAVSTLDALNIVWYFVMINTLLWNIRGVSKLPNLRRLKSISKEKGVQFVAISEPKLEASRVEDIRLKLAFDFAHVNDSGDLWILYKYPFNCSVLGNSTQHISLMVSHPWLPGSMIFSFVHAACTEEGRRELWANLLLDKPQALPWCIGGDFNVIVEASEKKGGRPFAVSEGVDFLAFMQDAEVFDAGCSGSRFSWCNNRRGRARIWKRLDRLLMNGEMAEAVSVISVVHLARHPSDHAPLHVSFTSRLDNGARPFRFLNIWTTKPELLDVIRGAWVVDVHGSPLRVLCLKLQATRRAIQHWKNQKFGSVGNAVREAENRLARIEGSVETSRLEEEDPAELNMARADLSRALAVEEQFWRQKARVKWLGCGDRNTRFFHAVVKQRRVQGAIHRVKDSNGSWVDRDEDIAQVAVEYFSNLFSGPVDTGGGDLMHLIPKLVSDEENERLAAIPSMEEIRHLVFSMDGESAAGPDGFTGKFFSFAWEVVAQDVYKAVVSFFCGSHLPKFLTSTSIVLLPKVSNPQDFSNFRPISLCNFCNKLLSKLLVSRMALVLPKLISPQQTGFVKGRSISDNYLLAQELMASIGKKARGGNVALKLDMTKAYDRMSWFHVISMLRAFGFCEQIIDMIWRLISNVWFSIIINGSAQGFFKSSRGLRQGDPLSPVLFVIGSKLLSRGLNELASRRNYIGFRVPTGCQAITHLAFADDILVFTNGSSMALQQVKRVIEKYQQSSGQLVNPQKSGYLVHPSISPSRRRVIERLTHFSRQDFPIRYLGFPLYSGRGKAAYFGEVCQSVVARVMSWKSRLLSTGGKLVLIKHVLSAIPVHLLSAAVGFGSVFRQIEQVCARFLWGSSGQVSKFQWISWPQLCLAVDEGGVGIRKLSEVYSAFSCKLWWNLRAGTSLWAEFMRAKYCKGQHPCQVEIKRQDSMTWKRMVNISRQTELSMVWLVKGGSCNFWYDNWLGSGALCLKVLVISELSFRDFISNGSWDWQRLRSVIPAELIYSFSQQPVPEGEEQDELVWRHTVSGRFSLASAFQEVRRASHYSVLHSRVWHSWLPLKISFFMTRLLLGKLPVTAALGRVGVHLASKCLCCLEGAEETLDHVFSEGDIAREVWEFFGRIGGVSRRGIYVRSWLAAWWMSHPRAEEGRFLFGIIPSFICWHIWKGRNRAIFEGVPMSHAKVCHDILQDLEGVAEGKFHQRVGRNVLFQFLGGLATSPQRFYAQAVSWRAPEGGTLILNTDGCAKGNPGASGGGGQRGYTDVTIQVDSQVLVGILQRRVQCPWQVRVVVEQIWGLIPDAGQVSHCYREANRVADRLANVGVTRQIQSIITYENFDELPALARGEIRCDRIGIPSIRRRQLKRNTRLG from the exons ATGCGTGTGTTCAAATGGTCTCCAGCTTTCCATGTGGACAAAGAACCTTCAGTTGTTCCTGTTTGGTTTCAACTTCCCAAACTGCCGCTACATTATTTTCAAAAGGAGGCGATTTTTCAGATTTCTTCGGTCCTCGGTATCCCGTTGTTCGTCGATGCCGCAACTTCGGCTGTGGCAAGGCCAAGTCTTGCTAGGGTTTGCGTCGAAATTGATTTACTCCAGCCACGGCCATCTCGGATCTGGATTGGTAATGGGAACTATGATGGTTTCTGGCAAGATCTGGTCCCAGAAAATATTCCCAAATATTGCCCACATTGTTTTCGGCAGGGTCATGGAGTGGATGACTGCCATGTTCGCAATCCTGCGCTGCGGCCTCCTAAGGTTGAGGGTCAGCGACGTGACAGGCAGCCCATGGCAGCGGAAGGTGGACCTAGGCAGCGTGAGGAGGCAACACAGAAGGGTGAATTTTCGGAGGGGCCTGCTGTGGTCATGGAGGCAGCACAGGGGGGTGGCAGTGCGGAGGGGTCTGCTGTGGCCAAGGAGGTAGTACAGGGGGGTGGCAAATCGGAGGGGCCTGCTGTGGCCAAGGAGGCAGCACAGGGGGGTGCTAATGAGGAGGGGCCTGCTGTGGCCAAGGAGTCAGAAGGGGTGTGGATAGAGGTAGGGGTAGAGCGGGTGGCAAATGGAGCAGTGGGTCAGAACCAGGGTATCGGTCATCAGATGCCCCTACTCAATGAGGTCATTGGGGAGGGTTCAGAAGCGCCAGGAGGTGAACCGATGAAATCCATTGACATGCAGGCGCATGCCAGGCGGAATGAGCAGGAATCAGAACCTGGGTTGGAGCAGGTCCGAAGCGGTCGACAGGTGGAACAGCAGGGCGTGGCGAGTGATAGTTGTGAGGAAGAGTTCGAGGATGATTTTCACACGATGGCAGGTTCATTATCGCCCAGGTTGGTGTTCGTGCGTGAGAGGGAAGCAGTTAGCACATTGGATGCACTAAACATTGTGTG GTACTTCGTAATGATTAATACACTATTATGGAACATTAGAGGAGTGTCTAAGCTCCCAAATTTACGGAGATTAAAAAGCATTAGTAAAGAGAAGGGTGTTCAGTTTGTGGCAATTTCTGAGCCAAAATTAGAGGCGTCGCGAGTTGAGGATATTAGATTGAaacttgcttttgattttgcacATGTTAATGATTCGGGAGATTTATGGATTTTATATAAGTACCCTTTCAATTGTTCAGTGTTGGGTAATTCTACTCAGCACATTTCGTTAATGGTATCCCACCCGTGGCTACCGGGCTCTATGATTTTTTCCTTTGTGCATGCTGCGTGTACGGAGGAGGGGCGGAGGGAGCTATGGGCGAACCTCCTGTTGGATAAACCACAGGCATTGCCGTGGTGTATAGGGGGTGATTTCAATGTTATTGTGGAAGCTTCGGAAAAGAAAGGGGGGAGACCTTTTGCGGTGTCGGAGGGGGTGGACTTTTTGGCTTTCATGCAAGATGCAGAGGTTTTTGATGCGGGCTGCTCAGGGTCCAGATTTTCGTGGTGTAACAATAGGAGGGGGAGAGCCAGGATTTGGAAAAGACTTGATAGATTACTCATGAATGGGGAGATGGCAGAAGCGGTTTCAGTGATTTCGGTGGTTCATCTTGCACGCCATCCTTCTGATCATGCCCCGTTGCACGTTTCTTTTACGTCGAGGCTAGACAATGGGGCACGGCCTTTCAGATTTCTTAACATCTGGACTACCAAACCTGAGTTATTGGATGTCATCAGGGGAGCATGGGTTGTTGATGTGCATGGGTCTCCATTACGAGTTTTATGTTTAAAACTCCAGGCAACTCGGAGGGCAATTCAGCATtggaaaaatcagaaatttgggTCAGTTGGTAATGCTGTTCGGGAGGCGGAAAATAGGTTAGCAAGGATTGAAGGGTCAGTGGAAACATCTAGGctggaggaggaggatccggcaGAACTAAATATGGCTCGGGCAGATCTTAGCAGAGCCCTGGCAGTGGAGGAACAATTCTGGAGGCAGAAGGCAAGAGTAAAATGGCTGGGGTGTGGGGATCGGAACACCAGATTTTTTCACGCCGTGGTTAAACAAAGGCGGGTGCAAGGGGCGATACATAGGGTGAAGGATTCTAATGGGTCTTGGGTGGACAGGGATGAGGACATTGCACAGGTTGCGGTGGAGTACTTTTCGAATCTCTTTTCAGGGCCGGTGGATACTGGGGGTGGTGATCTAATGCATCTGATTCCTAAGCTGGTTTCAGACGAGGAGAATGAAAGGCTGGCAGCTATACCTAGCATGGAGGAGATTCGGCATTTGGTGTTTTCTATGGATGGGGAAAGTGCTGCGGGGCCTGATGGGTTTACAGGGAAATTTTTCTCCTTTGCATGGGAGGTTGTGGCTCAGGATGTGTACAAAGCGGTAGTGAGTTTTTTCTGTGGGAGTCACCTGCCAAAATTCCTCACCTCCACTTCAATAGTGTTACTGCCTAAGGTGTCGAACCCTcaagatttttcaaattttagaccCATCAGCCTATGCAATTTCTGCAATAAGTTGTTATCAAAGTTGTTGGTGAGTCGCATGGCCTTGGTTTTGCCAAAGCTGATATCCCCCCAACAGACGGGGTTTGTCAAGGGCCGAAGCATTTCTGATAACTATTTGCTGGCTCAGGAGCTCATGGCATCTATAGGCAAGAAGGCGCGAGGGGGGAACGTTGCTCTTAAATTGGACATGACTAAGGCGTATGACCGGATGTCGTGGTTCCATGTTATCTCCATGTTACGAGCTTTTGGTTTTTGTGAGCAGATTATTGATATGATTTGGCGCCTGATCTCGAATGTTTGGTTCTCCATTATCATTAATGGGTCTGCACAGGGGTTTTTTAAATCTAGTCGTGGATTACGCCAGGGTGACCCACTGTCGCCTGTGTTGTTCGTCATTGGCTCGAAACTACTCTCGCGAGGTTTGAATGAGCTAGCTAGCCGTCGGAATTATATAGGGTTTAGGGTCCCAACCGGCTGCCAGGCCATTACTCACCTTGCATTTGCTGATGACATACTGGTTTTTACAAATGGGTCTTCAATGGCGCTTCAGCAAGTGAAACGAGTGATTGAGAAGTATCAACAATCTTCTGGTCAGTTGGTCAATCCCCAGAAGAGTGGATATTTGGTACACCCGTCTATTTCCCCGTCGCGGAGGAGGGTGATTGAGAGGCTTACTCATTTTTCAAGGCAGGATTTTCCAATACGGTACCTGGGTTTCCCGTTGTACTCAGGAAGGGGTAAGGCAGCGTATTTCGGTGAGGTGTGTCAGTCGGTTGTGGCTAGGGTGATGTCTTGGAAGTCAAGGTTGTTATCCACAGGGGGAAAGTTAGTCTTGATAAAGCATGTGCTCTCGGCAATTCCTGTCCATTTGTTGTCGGCCGCTGTGGGTTTCGGTTCGGTGTTCAGGCAAATTGAGCAGGTATGTGCAAGGTTCCTTTGGGGGTCGTCAGGACAGGTGTCAAAATTCCAATGGATAAGTTGGCCTCAATTGTGTCTCGCCGTTGATGAGGGAGGTGTGGGAATCCGAAAACTTAGTGAGGTTTACTCGGCTTTCTCTTGTAAGTTGTGGTGGAACTTACGGGCAGGCACATCTCTCTGGGCTGAGTTCATGCGGGCGAAGTATTGCAAGGGGCAGCATCCGTGTCAGGTGGAGATAAAAAGGCAGGATTCGATGACTTGGAAAAGAATGGTGAACATCAGTCGGCAGACGGAATTATCCATGGTCTGGTTGGTAAAAGGGGGTTCATGTAACTTTTGGTATGATAACTGGTTAGGGAGTGGAGCTTTGTGTCTTAAAGTTCTGGTTATTTCGGAGTTATCATTTCGGGATTTCATTTCGAATGGGTCCTGGGATTGGCAAAGGCTTAGATCAGTAATCCCGGCTGAGCTGATTTACTCATTTTCCCAACAACCGGTTCCGGAGGGGGAAGAGCAGGATGAGCTGGTTTGGCGTCACACGGTGTCAGGAAGGTTTTCTCTAGCGTCTGCTTTTCAGGAGGTTCGTCGCGCAAGTCATTATTCCGTTCTGCATTCTCGGGTATGGCATTCTTGGCTTCCGCTCAAGATATCTTTCTTCATGACACGATTGCTTTTGGGGAAATTACCGGTGACGGCCGCCTTGGGAAGGGTAGGGGTTCATTTGGCTTCAAAGTGTCTTTGTTGTTTGGAGGGGGCGGAGGAGACACTTGATCACGTCTTCTCAGAGGGGGATATTGCGCGTGAAGTTTGGGAGTTTTTTGGTAGGATTGGGGGGGTGTCACGGCGGGGGATTTATGTTCGGTCTTGGCTTGCGGCTTGGTGGATGTCGCATCCAAGGGCGGAGGAGGGTCGTTTTCTGTTTGGAATTATTCCTAGTTTTATTTGCTGGCACATCTGGAAGGGGCGTAATAGGGCAATTTTTGAGGGGGTTCCGATGAGTCATGCAAAGGTTTGCCATGACATCCTTCAGGATCTGGAAGGGGTGGCCGAAGGAAAATTTCATCAACGTGTGGGGAGGAACGTTTTATTTCAGTTTCTGGGGGGACTAGCAACCTCGCCCCAGAGATTTTATGCTCAAGCGGTAAGCTGGCGGGCGCCTGAGGGGGGAACGCTGATTTTGAACACTGATGGTTGCGCGAAAGGAAATCCTGGAGCTAGTGGTGGTGGGGG GCAGAGGGGATATACAGATGTTACCATTCAGGTGGACTCTCAGGTGCTGGTAGGGATTCTGCAGAGAAGGGTCCAGTGTCCATGGCAGGTTCGTGTTGTGGTCGAACAGATTTGGGGTTTGATCCCGGACGCGGGCCAGGTCTCGCATTGTTATAGGGAGGCAAACAGGGTGGCTGATAGGCTGGCAAACGTGGGCGTTACTCGACAGATACAGAGCATTATCACTTACGAGAATTTTGATGAATTACCAGCTTTGGCGCGTGGTGAAATTCGTTGTGATAGGATAGGAATACCGTCCATTAGGCGACGGCAGTTAAAGCGGAACACTAGGCTAGGCTAG